Proteins encoded together in one Synechococcus sp. BL107 window:
- a CDS encoding DUF3181 family protein, with protein sequence MSLSASDLKDLQAAVADRLYLQINGWHLYLGDAGIAEALAVECSALINQGAAVAARQAIEAVKVPVAGGASQLPLARLMPPAQLRDLEDLLQPYC encoded by the coding sequence ATGTCTCTCTCCGCATCCGACTTGAAAGATCTGCAAGCAGCTGTGGCTGATCGCCTGTACCTGCAGATCAATGGCTGGCATCTCTACCTCGGTGATGCCGGTATCGCTGAGGCTCTTGCCGTTGAATGCAGCGCCCTGATCAATCAAGGGGCCGCTGTCGCAGCACGGCAAGCCATCGAAGCGGTGAAGGTTCCTGTAGCCGGCGGTGCCAGTCAGCTACCGCTGGCTCGGTTAATGCCGCCAGCCCAACTGAGAGACCTTGAGGACCTCCTGCAGCCTTACTGCTAA
- the glyA gene encoding serine hydroxymethyltransferase translates to MSQVSERAINAGLASADPEISRLIDQERHRQETHLELIASENFASQAVMQAQGSVLTNKYAEGLPAKRYYGGCEHVDAIETLAIERAKQLFDAAWANVQPHSGAQANFAVFLALLKPGDTIMGLDLSHGGHLTHGSPVNVSGKWFNVVQYGVDPTTQRLDMEAIRKLAIEHKPKLIVCGYSAYPRTIDFAAFRSIADEVGAFLLADMAHIAGLVAAGVHPSPVPHCDVVTTTTHKTLRGPRGGLILCRDAEFAKKFDKAVFPGTQGGPLEHVIAAKAVAFGEALQPSFKTYSQHVVANAGALAEQLISRGIDVVSGGTDNHIVLLDLRSIGMTGKVADLLVSDVHITANKNTVPFDPESPFVTSGLRLGTAALTTRGFDLAAFKEVADVIADRLHHPEDDAMRQRCLERVSTLCTRFPLYADCKQPALV, encoded by the coding sequence ATGAGCCAGGTCTCCGAACGGGCCATTAATGCAGGTCTGGCTTCGGCTGACCCCGAGATTTCCCGTCTGATTGACCAGGAGCGTCATCGTCAGGAAACGCATCTTGAGCTCATTGCCAGCGAGAATTTTGCGTCGCAAGCCGTGATGCAAGCGCAGGGTTCTGTGCTTACGAACAAATATGCCGAGGGCCTCCCCGCCAAGCGTTATTACGGCGGATGCGAGCACGTTGATGCGATCGAAACCTTGGCGATCGAACGCGCTAAGCAGTTATTCGATGCTGCATGGGCCAACGTCCAGCCCCACAGTGGTGCGCAGGCCAACTTCGCGGTGTTTCTGGCGTTGTTGAAGCCTGGCGACACGATCATGGGTCTTGATCTCTCCCATGGCGGTCACCTCACCCATGGATCGCCCGTCAACGTGAGCGGTAAATGGTTCAACGTTGTTCAGTACGGCGTTGACCCAACAACCCAGCGCCTCGATATGGAGGCGATCCGAAAGCTTGCTATCGAGCACAAACCAAAACTGATTGTTTGTGGCTACTCGGCTTATCCGCGCACGATCGATTTTGCGGCGTTCCGCTCCATCGCTGATGAAGTTGGAGCCTTTTTGCTGGCCGATATGGCACATATCGCCGGTCTGGTGGCGGCTGGTGTCCATCCCAGTCCAGTTCCCCACTGCGATGTTGTTACCACCACGACCCACAAAACCTTGCGCGGGCCTCGGGGCGGTTTGATCCTTTGTCGGGATGCAGAGTTTGCCAAGAAGTTCGACAAAGCTGTCTTTCCAGGCACGCAAGGCGGCCCTTTGGAACATGTAATCGCGGCCAAGGCTGTTGCTTTTGGAGAAGCGCTTCAACCGTCGTTCAAAACTTACAGCCAGCATGTGGTGGCCAATGCCGGAGCCTTGGCAGAGCAGTTGATTTCACGGGGAATTGACGTGGTGAGTGGTGGAACCGACAACCACATTGTGTTGCTCGATTTACGCTCGATTGGGATGACGGGCAAGGTGGCTGACCTGCTTGTGAGTGATGTGCACATCACGGCCAACAAGAACACCGTGCCCTTCGATCCGGAATCTCCGTTTGTGACGAGTGGACTTCGTCTAGGTACCGCTGCACTCACCACACGCGGTTTTGATCTTGCCGCGTTTAAGGAGGTGGCGGATGTGATTGCCGACCGCTTGCATCACCCTGAGGACGATGCGATGCGTCAGCGCTGTCTTGAGCGCGTGTCCACTCTTTGCACCCGCTTCCCTCTTTACGCCGACTGCAAGCAGCCTGCGCTTGTGTGA